In Modestobacter versicolor, a single genomic region encodes these proteins:
- the rfbD gene encoding dTDP-4-dehydrorhamnose reductase, giving the protein MTSATPLSWLVTGARGQLGHDLLEVLAGRDGDQVTAVGRAEVDLTDEAAVRATVRDWLAASAGRRAVLVNAAAYTAVDDAETDEGTALVVNGSAPRWLAEELSGRGRLVHVSTDYVFDGSATEPYPVDAPVAPRSAYGRTKAAGEQAIAAVGGDATVVRTAWVYGRHGGNFVRTMTKLEAQRETVSVVDDQVGSPTWSADLAAGLVELGAREEPSPPVLHYTNSGQVSWFGLARAVFEELGADPARVLPTTTDAFPRPAPRPAYSVLDGSAWTGAGLTPAPPWRESLHTAMQEGFRD; this is encoded by the coding sequence GTGACCTCCGCGACGCCGCTCAGCTGGCTGGTCACCGGCGCCCGCGGGCAGCTGGGGCACGACCTGCTCGAGGTGCTGGCCGGCCGGGACGGCGACCAGGTGACGGCCGTCGGGCGCGCCGAGGTCGACCTGACCGACGAGGCCGCCGTCCGGGCGACCGTCCGCGACTGGCTGGCCGCGTCCGCCGGCCGGCGGGCGGTCCTGGTGAACGCCGCGGCCTACACCGCCGTCGACGACGCCGAGACCGACGAGGGCACCGCCCTGGTGGTCAACGGGTCCGCCCCGCGCTGGCTGGCCGAGGAGCTCTCCGGACGTGGCCGGCTGGTGCACGTCTCCACCGACTACGTGTTCGACGGCTCGGCCACCGAGCCGTACCCGGTCGACGCGCCGGTCGCCCCCCGGTCGGCCTACGGCCGCACCAAGGCCGCGGGTGAGCAGGCGATCGCCGCGGTGGGCGGCGACGCCACGGTGGTGCGCACGGCGTGGGTGTACGGCCGGCACGGTGGGAACTTCGTGCGCACGATGACCAAGCTGGAGGCCCAGCGCGAGACGGTCTCGGTCGTCGACGACCAGGTCGGGTCGCCCACCTGGTCCGCCGACCTGGCTGCCGGCCTGGTGGAGCTCGGCGCGCGGGAGGAGCCCTCCCCGCCGGTGCTGCACTACACCAACAGCGGCCAGGTGAGCTGGTTCGGCCTGGCCCGCGCGGTCTTCGAGGAGCTGGGGGCGGACCCGGCCCGGGTGCTCCCGACCACGACGGACGCCTTCCCCCGCCCGGCACCCCGGCCGGCCTACTCGGTGCTGGACGGGTCGGCGTGGACGGGAGCGGGCCTGACCCCGGCGCCGCCGTGGCGCGAGT